One genomic window of Etheostoma spectabile isolate EspeVRDwgs_2016 chromosome 7, UIUC_Espe_1.0, whole genome shotgun sequence includes the following:
- the LOC116692001 gene encoding helicase ARIP4 isoform X1, whose translation MSEEEELLNGRKRESKICYITDEDKDNDGDDEDDWVHPYDQSHSVPFSSENEAQGGDSAVWQCTPPPSTSQSGGTPARPPPSQPASRPRSRPASQSPSSPSALTGAKKRSSKPAHVRRNIRKLLREHQLEAVTKAAQQDELERRQRLEQPSKPDFPVPLLPEYTTGDVTKHVSASTASQHEVKSVRQEVICLDSSSTGISEDDCKTNVPTSVAKEHTRKSDVINLSSDEDDSIEVEESEQSGAHVNDALNRADSQGRVLVNLNHPAAEDDIFLSAQLARAVKPHQIGGIRFLYDNLVESLERFGSSSGFGCILAHSMGLGKTLQVISFIDVLFRHTQAHTVLAIVPVNTLQNWLSEFNMWVPPLEALPPDTDPELVTPRAFKVHILNDEHKNTTSRAKVVEDWARDGGVLLMGYEMYRLLSLKKSFVAGRKKKTKKTTGPVVIDLDEEDRQQELLKAIERALARPGPDVVICDEGHRIKNCHASTSQALKNIRTRRRVVLTGYPLQNNLIEYWCMVDFVRPDFLGTRQEFSNMFERPILNGQCVDSTPQDVRLMRYRSHVLHSLLEGFVQRRGHDVLKDQLPSKEEHVILVRLSPLQRALYTEFMNRFKEAGNSGWLSLNPLKAFCVCCKIWNHPDVLYEALQKENLASDQDLDLDEITSTGPARCPTTPNQKSKRLENPNTIGGLSLNQLQEKANQVITYEWAKDIMYDYKPGLLENSAKMVLLFHLIEESVRKGDKILVFSQSLSTLTVIEDFLAKRPVPPSPNTSSRDKPNQNWVRNLNYYRLDGSTTASERERLINQFNDPSNTSAWVFLLSTRAGCLGVNLIGANRVVVFDASWNPCHDAQAVCRVYRYGQRKPCHIYRLVCDYTLEKKIYDRQISKQGMSDRVVDDLNPVLNFTKREVESLLHFVEEEPDRSQVQLQPHDSMESVLRKALLLYPHQVTKQPFPHESLLIDRRELKLSKAEKKAAKKGYEEEKRASVPYTRPSYAHYYPASDQSLTNIPAFSQRNWRPPPRTEEKPGAAVRPAQSTPVPMTPRQASAGSDPGNDSSGSSLGGFPINCLQKAGVFVQRIVTTTDIVIPGTNSSKDVQARITAGESIHIIRGTKGTYIRSSDGRIFAIRAANKSKTAGESSTAPPKDSQAIPEEVSNKGSNGCLSPDRKQQVPFKTAPRPLSPDGPEIISELQRYTGSTGAGPAAGSGAQPERAAESNTNNLPSTKPVQTNGSSGSSFSPENMSNHDASVISVLQPNMDITAAQDLRTGSKRNASTPPLDERPSKQPSAGKHSSAPLATQGFPFTGGYGLPPLSLNPGMLGGSLDHPLFMGAGSPYFQPPHTQLGDPSYMYPDLFSFGGASADPTSSSSCSTTTAAAVSSSSSSSSASVKAASSVPGALPPFMLCPSMVGMAGMLPAGFPLSYSQSMASLYTGSMLPGGLPGPAATPGPAGASFLSQYPPTAASSSSSSSPSSFSPSARSEGCRGPVLINCGIVSSSSSSSSSDDDDDVIEVRGQ comes from the exons ACCAGTCCCACAGTGTCCCCTTCAGCTCCGAGAATGAGGCTCAGGGAGGCGACTCGGCCGTGTGGCAGTGTACCCCACCCCCATCTACCTCACAGTCAGGGGGGACGCCGGCCCGCCCTCCTCCCTCCCAGCCCGCGTCCAGACCCCGCTCGAGGCCGGCCAGCCAAAGCCCCTCTTCTCCCTCCGCCCTGACAGGAGCCAAGAAGAGAAGCTCCAAACCAGCACACGTGAGACGCAACATCAG GAAGTTACTGAGGGAGCATCAGTTAGAGGCAGTGACCAAAGCCGCCCAGCAGGACGAGTTGGAGAGGAGGCAACGTCTAGAGCAGCCGAGCAAACCTGATTTCCCCGTACCACTGCTGCCTGAATACACAACTG GAGATGTGACAAAGCATGTGTCGGCATCAACGGCATCGCAGCACGAAGTGAAGTCGGTCAGACAGGAAGTGATCTGCCTGGACTCCAGCAGCACTGGCATCAGCGAGGACGACTGCAAGACTAACGTACCCACCTCCGTAGCCAAAGAGCACACACGAAAATCAG ATGTGATCAATCTGAGCTCGGACGAGGATGACTCCATCGAGGTAGAAGAGAGCGAGCAGAGCGGTGCGCACGTCAACGACGCCCTTAACCGAGCGGACAGCCAGGGCAGGGTGCTGGTCAACCTGAACCATCCAGCTGCAGAGGACGACATTTTCCTATCAGCTCAGCTGGCTCGAGCAGTCAAACCTCACCAG ATCGGTGGAATCCGTTTCCTGTACGACAACCTGGTGGAGTCGTTGGAGCGGTTCGGCAGCAGCAGCGGATTCGGCTGCATCCTCGCTCACAGCATGGGCCTGGGCAAAACGCTGCAAGTCATTTCTTTCATCGACGTCCTGTTCCGGCACACCCAGGCTCACACCGTGCTCGCCATTGTACCT GTGAACACACTGCAGAACTGGCTGTCAGAGTTCAACATGTGGGTCCCGCCCCTGGAGGCGTTACCTCCAGATACAGACCCAGAATTGGTTACGCCTCGTGCCTTTAAGGTTCACATCCTCAACGACGAACACAA GAACACAACGTCCAGAGCCAAGGTGGTGGAGGACTGGGCTCGGGACGGAGGGGTGCTGCTGATGGGCTACGAGATGTACCGCCTCCTGTCGCTGAAGAAGAGCTTTGTGGCCGGGAGGAAAAAGAAGACCAAGAAAACAACGGGGCCAGTTGTCATCGACCTGGATGAAGAGGACAGGCAGCAGGAACTGCTCAAAG CTATTGAGAGAGCCTTGGCCCGGCCTGGTCCAGACGTGGTGATCTGTGATGAAGGCCATCGCATCAAGAACTGCCACGCCAGCACATCACAGGCTCTGAAGAACATCCGAACCCGACGCCGCGTGGTGCTGACTGGCTATCCGCTCCAGAACAACCTCATCGAGTACTGGTGCATGGTCGACTTTGTCCGACCAGACTTCCTAG GTACACGGCAGGAATTCAGTAACATGTTTGAGCGTCCCATTCTTAATGGGCAGTGTGTGGACAGCACGCCTCAGGACGTCCGGCTGATGCGGTACAGGAGCCACGTCCTGCATAGCCTGCTGGAGGGCTTCGTCCAGAG GCGAGGTCATGACGTCCTGAAAGACCAGCTGCCCTCTAAAGAGGAACATGTGATCCTGGTCCGTCTGTCTCCCCTGCAGAGGGCACTCTACACAGAGTTCATGAACCGCTTCAAAGAGGCAGGAAACTCCGGCTGGCTCAGCCTCAACCCACTGAAAGCTTTCTGCGTCTGCTGCAAG ATTTGGAACCATCCAGACGTGCTGTACGAGGCCTTACAGAAGGAAAACCTGGCCAGTGACCAGGACTTGGACCTTGATGAAATCACTTCCACAGGTCCTGCCCGGTGTCCAACCACACCCAATCAAAAGTCCAAGCGTCTGGAGAACCCTAACACCATTGGTGGATTGAGTCTCAACCAGCTGCAGGAGAAAGCCAATCAGGTCATCACTTATGAATGG GCAAAGGACATCATGTATGACTACAAGCCAGGCCTACTGGAGAACTCCGCAAAAATGGTGCTGCTGTTCCATCTGATAGAGGAGAGCGTCAGGAAGGGAGACAAAATCCTCGTCTTCAG CCAGAGTCTGTCCACACTGACGGTGATTGAGGATTTTCTGGCTAAGAGACCAGTGCCTCCCTCGCCCAACACGTCCAGCAGAGACAAACCCAACCAGAACTGGGTCCGCAACCTCAACTACTACA GACTGGATGGAAGTACAACAgcctcagagagagagagactgataAACCAGTTCAACGATCCGTCCAACACCTCAGCATGGGTCTTTCTGCTGTCAACCag GGCTGGTTGTCTGGGCGTAAACCTGATTGGGGCGAACCGTGTGGTGGTGTTTGACGCCTCCTGGAACCCATGCCATGATGCCCAAGCAGTGTGCCGCGTCTATCGCTACGGGCAGAGGAAGCCATGTCATATCTACCGGCTGGTTTGCGACTACACGCTGGAGAAGAAGATCTATGACCGTCAGATCTCCAAACAGGGCATGTCAG ACCGGGTGGTTGATGACTTAAACCCTGTGTTGAACTTCACCAAGAGGGAAGTGGAGTCTCTTCTTCACTTCGTAGAGGAGGAGCCTGACCGGTCACAGGTCCAGCTGCAGCCCCACGACAGCATGGAGAGCGTCCTCAGGAAGGCTCTGCTCCTCTATCCGCACCAGGTTACTAAG CAACCATTCCCCCACGAGTCGCTGCTGATAGACCGCAGGGAGCTGAAGCTGAGCAAGGCTGAGAAGAAAGCAGCAAAGAAAGGTTACGAAGAGGAGAAGAGGGCGTCTGTGCCATACACTCGCCCTTCCTACGCTCACTACTACCCCGCCAGTGACCAGAGCCTCACTAACATCCCCGCCTTCAGTCAGAGGAACTG GCGACCACCTCCGCGTACTGAAGAGAAGCCCGGGGCCGCCGTCCGGCCAGCCCAGTCAACTCCAGTTCCCATGACGCCCCGTCAGGCGTCTGCAGGCTCCGACCCAGGCAATGACTCATCAGGATCCAGCCTCGGAGGTTTTCCTATCAACTGCCTGCAAAAAGCCGGGGTGTTTGTACAGAGGATCGTCACCACtactg ACATCGTGATTCCAGGCACCAACAGCTCAAAAGATGTCCAGGCCAGGATCACTGCTGGAGAGAGCATCCACATTATCAGAGGCACCAAAG GGACTTACATCAGGTCGTCCGATGGTCGGATCTTTGCCATCAGAGCTGCTAATAAGTCCAAGACTGCAGGGGAGAGTTCCACAGCACCACCCAAAG actCCCAGGCTATACCAGAGGAAGTGTCAAACAAAGGCAGTAACGGTTGCCTGTCACCTGACAGGAAGCAGCAGGTACCCTTCAAGACTGCACCCCGCCCTCTTTCACCTGACGGCCCAGAGATCATCAGCGAGTTGCAGCGCTACACAGGTAGCACTGGAGCTGGCCCCGCCGCAGgctctggagctcagccagaGAGGGCAGCAGAGAGCAACACGAACAACCTGCCGTCCACCAAACCGGTTCAGACCAATGGCAGCAGTGGGAGCAGTTTTTCTCCTGAAAATATGAGCAACCATGATGCCTCTGTGATTAGTGTACTCCAGCCCAACATGGACATCACTGCTGCCCAAGACCTGAGAACAGGTTCCAAGCGCAATGCTTCTACCCCACCCCTGGATGAGCGGCCCAGTAAGCAGCCCTCTGCAGGCAAACACTCCTCAGCCCCCCTGGCCACTCAAGGCTTCCCCTTCACCGGGGGCTACGGCCTCCCTCCTCTCAGCCTCAACCCCGGCATGTTGGGTGGATCACTGGACCACCCACTCTTCATGGGGGCAGGCTCGCCTTACTTCCAGCCCCCCCACACTCAACTGGGGGACCCCAGTTACATGTACCCAGATCTGTTCAGCTTTGGCGGAGCCAGCGCAgaccccacctcctcctcttcctgctcaACAACCACTGCGGCTGCCgtttcatcttcctcctcatcatctTCTGCATCAGTCAAAGCTGCCAGTTCCGTTCCAGGAGCCCTGCCACCATTTATGCTTTGCCCCAGCATGGTGGGCATGGCTGGGATGCTCCCAGCAGGCTTCCCTCTGTCTTACAGTCAGTCTATGGCTAGCCTCTACACAGGCTCCATGCTCCCTGGAGGGCTACCGGGTCCAGCCGCCACTCCTGGTCCAGCTGGAGCCAGCTTCCTCTCCCAGTATCCTCCCACTGCTGCCTCCAGttcctcctcatcttctccTTCATCCTTTTCCCCTTCGGCGCGGTCTGAGGGCTGCCGGGGCCCGGTGCTCATTAACTGCGGGATtgtcagcagctccagcagctcTAGCAgttctgatgatgatgatgatgtaattGAGGTGAGGGGACAGTGA
- the LOC116692001 gene encoding helicase ARIP4 isoform X2: protein MSEEEELLNGRKRESKICYITDEDKDNDGDDEDDWVHPYDQSHSVPFSSENEAQGGDSAVWQCTPPPSTSQSGGTPARPPPSQPASRPRSRPASQSPSSPSALTGAKKRSSKPAHVRRNIRKLLREHQLEAVTKAAQQDELERRQRLEQPSKPDFPVPLLPEYTTGDVTKHVSASTASQHEVKSVRQEVICLDSSSTGISEDDCKTNVPTSVAKEHTRKSDVINLSSDEDDSIEVEESEQSGAHVNDALNRADSQGRVLVNLNHPAAEDDIFLSAQLARAVKPHQIGGIRFLYDNLVESLERFGSSSGFGCILAHTVLAIVPVNTLQNWLSEFNMWVPPLEALPPDTDPELVTPRAFKVHILNDEHKNTTSRAKVVEDWARDGGVLLMGYEMYRLLSLKKSFVAGRKKKTKKTTGPVVIDLDEEDRQQELLKAIERALARPGPDVVICDEGHRIKNCHASTSQALKNIRTRRRVVLTGYPLQNNLIEYWCMVDFVRPDFLGTRQEFSNMFERPILNGQCVDSTPQDVRLMRYRSHVLHSLLEGFVQRRGHDVLKDQLPSKEEHVILVRLSPLQRALYTEFMNRFKEAGNSGWLSLNPLKAFCVCCKIWNHPDVLYEALQKENLASDQDLDLDEITSTGPARCPTTPNQKSKRLENPNTIGGLSLNQLQEKANQVITYEWAKDIMYDYKPGLLENSAKMVLLFHLIEESVRKGDKILVFSQSLSTLTVIEDFLAKRPVPPSPNTSSRDKPNQNWVRNLNYYRLDGSTTASERERLINQFNDPSNTSAWVFLLSTRAGCLGVNLIGANRVVVFDASWNPCHDAQAVCRVYRYGQRKPCHIYRLVCDYTLEKKIYDRQISKQGMSDRVVDDLNPVLNFTKREVESLLHFVEEEPDRSQVQLQPHDSMESVLRKALLLYPHQVTKQPFPHESLLIDRRELKLSKAEKKAAKKGYEEEKRASVPYTRPSYAHYYPASDQSLTNIPAFSQRNWRPPPRTEEKPGAAVRPAQSTPVPMTPRQASAGSDPGNDSSGSSLGGFPINCLQKAGVFVQRIVTTTDIVIPGTNSSKDVQARITAGESIHIIRGTKGTYIRSSDGRIFAIRAANKSKTAGESSTAPPKDSQAIPEEVSNKGSNGCLSPDRKQQVPFKTAPRPLSPDGPEIISELQRYTGSTGAGPAAGSGAQPERAAESNTNNLPSTKPVQTNGSSGSSFSPENMSNHDASVISVLQPNMDITAAQDLRTGSKRNASTPPLDERPSKQPSAGKHSSAPLATQGFPFTGGYGLPPLSLNPGMLGGSLDHPLFMGAGSPYFQPPHTQLGDPSYMYPDLFSFGGASADPTSSSSCSTTTAAAVSSSSSSSSASVKAASSVPGALPPFMLCPSMVGMAGMLPAGFPLSYSQSMASLYTGSMLPGGLPGPAATPGPAGASFLSQYPPTAASSSSSSSPSSFSPSARSEGCRGPVLINCGIVSSSSSSSSSDDDDDVIEVRGQ, encoded by the exons ACCAGTCCCACAGTGTCCCCTTCAGCTCCGAGAATGAGGCTCAGGGAGGCGACTCGGCCGTGTGGCAGTGTACCCCACCCCCATCTACCTCACAGTCAGGGGGGACGCCGGCCCGCCCTCCTCCCTCCCAGCCCGCGTCCAGACCCCGCTCGAGGCCGGCCAGCCAAAGCCCCTCTTCTCCCTCCGCCCTGACAGGAGCCAAGAAGAGAAGCTCCAAACCAGCACACGTGAGACGCAACATCAG GAAGTTACTGAGGGAGCATCAGTTAGAGGCAGTGACCAAAGCCGCCCAGCAGGACGAGTTGGAGAGGAGGCAACGTCTAGAGCAGCCGAGCAAACCTGATTTCCCCGTACCACTGCTGCCTGAATACACAACTG GAGATGTGACAAAGCATGTGTCGGCATCAACGGCATCGCAGCACGAAGTGAAGTCGGTCAGACAGGAAGTGATCTGCCTGGACTCCAGCAGCACTGGCATCAGCGAGGACGACTGCAAGACTAACGTACCCACCTCCGTAGCCAAAGAGCACACACGAAAATCAG ATGTGATCAATCTGAGCTCGGACGAGGATGACTCCATCGAGGTAGAAGAGAGCGAGCAGAGCGGTGCGCACGTCAACGACGCCCTTAACCGAGCGGACAGCCAGGGCAGGGTGCTGGTCAACCTGAACCATCCAGCTGCAGAGGACGACATTTTCCTATCAGCTCAGCTGGCTCGAGCAGTCAAACCTCACCAG ATCGGTGGAATCCGTTTCCTGTACGACAACCTGGTGGAGTCGTTGGAGCGGTTCGGCAGCAGCAGCGGATTCGGCTGCATCCTC GCTCACACCGTGCTCGCCATTGTACCT GTGAACACACTGCAGAACTGGCTGTCAGAGTTCAACATGTGGGTCCCGCCCCTGGAGGCGTTACCTCCAGATACAGACCCAGAATTGGTTACGCCTCGTGCCTTTAAGGTTCACATCCTCAACGACGAACACAA GAACACAACGTCCAGAGCCAAGGTGGTGGAGGACTGGGCTCGGGACGGAGGGGTGCTGCTGATGGGCTACGAGATGTACCGCCTCCTGTCGCTGAAGAAGAGCTTTGTGGCCGGGAGGAAAAAGAAGACCAAGAAAACAACGGGGCCAGTTGTCATCGACCTGGATGAAGAGGACAGGCAGCAGGAACTGCTCAAAG CTATTGAGAGAGCCTTGGCCCGGCCTGGTCCAGACGTGGTGATCTGTGATGAAGGCCATCGCATCAAGAACTGCCACGCCAGCACATCACAGGCTCTGAAGAACATCCGAACCCGACGCCGCGTGGTGCTGACTGGCTATCCGCTCCAGAACAACCTCATCGAGTACTGGTGCATGGTCGACTTTGTCCGACCAGACTTCCTAG GTACACGGCAGGAATTCAGTAACATGTTTGAGCGTCCCATTCTTAATGGGCAGTGTGTGGACAGCACGCCTCAGGACGTCCGGCTGATGCGGTACAGGAGCCACGTCCTGCATAGCCTGCTGGAGGGCTTCGTCCAGAG GCGAGGTCATGACGTCCTGAAAGACCAGCTGCCCTCTAAAGAGGAACATGTGATCCTGGTCCGTCTGTCTCCCCTGCAGAGGGCACTCTACACAGAGTTCATGAACCGCTTCAAAGAGGCAGGAAACTCCGGCTGGCTCAGCCTCAACCCACTGAAAGCTTTCTGCGTCTGCTGCAAG ATTTGGAACCATCCAGACGTGCTGTACGAGGCCTTACAGAAGGAAAACCTGGCCAGTGACCAGGACTTGGACCTTGATGAAATCACTTCCACAGGTCCTGCCCGGTGTCCAACCACACCCAATCAAAAGTCCAAGCGTCTGGAGAACCCTAACACCATTGGTGGATTGAGTCTCAACCAGCTGCAGGAGAAAGCCAATCAGGTCATCACTTATGAATGG GCAAAGGACATCATGTATGACTACAAGCCAGGCCTACTGGAGAACTCCGCAAAAATGGTGCTGCTGTTCCATCTGATAGAGGAGAGCGTCAGGAAGGGAGACAAAATCCTCGTCTTCAG CCAGAGTCTGTCCACACTGACGGTGATTGAGGATTTTCTGGCTAAGAGACCAGTGCCTCCCTCGCCCAACACGTCCAGCAGAGACAAACCCAACCAGAACTGGGTCCGCAACCTCAACTACTACA GACTGGATGGAAGTACAACAgcctcagagagagagagactgataAACCAGTTCAACGATCCGTCCAACACCTCAGCATGGGTCTTTCTGCTGTCAACCag GGCTGGTTGTCTGGGCGTAAACCTGATTGGGGCGAACCGTGTGGTGGTGTTTGACGCCTCCTGGAACCCATGCCATGATGCCCAAGCAGTGTGCCGCGTCTATCGCTACGGGCAGAGGAAGCCATGTCATATCTACCGGCTGGTTTGCGACTACACGCTGGAGAAGAAGATCTATGACCGTCAGATCTCCAAACAGGGCATGTCAG ACCGGGTGGTTGATGACTTAAACCCTGTGTTGAACTTCACCAAGAGGGAAGTGGAGTCTCTTCTTCACTTCGTAGAGGAGGAGCCTGACCGGTCACAGGTCCAGCTGCAGCCCCACGACAGCATGGAGAGCGTCCTCAGGAAGGCTCTGCTCCTCTATCCGCACCAGGTTACTAAG CAACCATTCCCCCACGAGTCGCTGCTGATAGACCGCAGGGAGCTGAAGCTGAGCAAGGCTGAGAAGAAAGCAGCAAAGAAAGGTTACGAAGAGGAGAAGAGGGCGTCTGTGCCATACACTCGCCCTTCCTACGCTCACTACTACCCCGCCAGTGACCAGAGCCTCACTAACATCCCCGCCTTCAGTCAGAGGAACTG GCGACCACCTCCGCGTACTGAAGAGAAGCCCGGGGCCGCCGTCCGGCCAGCCCAGTCAACTCCAGTTCCCATGACGCCCCGTCAGGCGTCTGCAGGCTCCGACCCAGGCAATGACTCATCAGGATCCAGCCTCGGAGGTTTTCCTATCAACTGCCTGCAAAAAGCCGGGGTGTTTGTACAGAGGATCGTCACCACtactg ACATCGTGATTCCAGGCACCAACAGCTCAAAAGATGTCCAGGCCAGGATCACTGCTGGAGAGAGCATCCACATTATCAGAGGCACCAAAG GGACTTACATCAGGTCGTCCGATGGTCGGATCTTTGCCATCAGAGCTGCTAATAAGTCCAAGACTGCAGGGGAGAGTTCCACAGCACCACCCAAAG actCCCAGGCTATACCAGAGGAAGTGTCAAACAAAGGCAGTAACGGTTGCCTGTCACCTGACAGGAAGCAGCAGGTACCCTTCAAGACTGCACCCCGCCCTCTTTCACCTGACGGCCCAGAGATCATCAGCGAGTTGCAGCGCTACACAGGTAGCACTGGAGCTGGCCCCGCCGCAGgctctggagctcagccagaGAGGGCAGCAGAGAGCAACACGAACAACCTGCCGTCCACCAAACCGGTTCAGACCAATGGCAGCAGTGGGAGCAGTTTTTCTCCTGAAAATATGAGCAACCATGATGCCTCTGTGATTAGTGTACTCCAGCCCAACATGGACATCACTGCTGCCCAAGACCTGAGAACAGGTTCCAAGCGCAATGCTTCTACCCCACCCCTGGATGAGCGGCCCAGTAAGCAGCCCTCTGCAGGCAAACACTCCTCAGCCCCCCTGGCCACTCAAGGCTTCCCCTTCACCGGGGGCTACGGCCTCCCTCCTCTCAGCCTCAACCCCGGCATGTTGGGTGGATCACTGGACCACCCACTCTTCATGGGGGCAGGCTCGCCTTACTTCCAGCCCCCCCACACTCAACTGGGGGACCCCAGTTACATGTACCCAGATCTGTTCAGCTTTGGCGGAGCCAGCGCAgaccccacctcctcctcttcctgctcaACAACCACTGCGGCTGCCgtttcatcttcctcctcatcatctTCTGCATCAGTCAAAGCTGCCAGTTCCGTTCCAGGAGCCCTGCCACCATTTATGCTTTGCCCCAGCATGGTGGGCATGGCTGGGATGCTCCCAGCAGGCTTCCCTCTGTCTTACAGTCAGTCTATGGCTAGCCTCTACACAGGCTCCATGCTCCCTGGAGGGCTACCGGGTCCAGCCGCCACTCCTGGTCCAGCTGGAGCCAGCTTCCTCTCCCAGTATCCTCCCACTGCTGCCTCCAGttcctcctcatcttctccTTCATCCTTTTCCCCTTCGGCGCGGTCTGAGGGCTGCCGGGGCCCGGTGCTCATTAACTGCGGGATtgtcagcagctccagcagctcTAGCAgttctgatgatgatgatgatgtaattGAGGTGAGGGGACAGTGA